From one Felis catus isolate Fca126 chromosome E2, F.catus_Fca126_mat1.0, whole genome shotgun sequence genomic stretch:
- the RPL18 gene encoding 60S ribosomal protein L18 — MGVDIRHNKDRKVRRKEPKSQDIYLRLLVKLYRFLARRTNSTFNQVVLKRLFMSRTNRPPLSLSRMIRKMKLPGRENKTAVVVGTITDDVRVQEVPKLKVCALRVSSRARSRILKAGGKILTFDQLALDSPKGCGTVLLSGPRKGREVYRHFGKAPGTPHSHTKPYVRSKGRKFERARGRRASRGYKN; from the exons ATG GGAGTCGACATCCGCCACAACAAGGACCGAAAGGTTCGGCGCAAGGAACCCAAGAGCCAGGACATCTACCTGAGACTGTTGGTCAAG ctGTACCGGTTTCTGGCCAGACGGACCAACTCTACCTTTAACCAAGTTGTGTTGAAGAGGTTGTTCATGAGTCGCACCAACCGGccacctctgtccctttcccgGATG ATCCGGAAGATGAAGCTGCCTGGCCGGGAAAACAAAACCGCCGTGGTTGTTGGGACGATAACCGATGACGTGCGGGTCCAGGAGGTGCCCAAACTGAAG GTGTGCGCACTGCGTGTGAGCAGCCGTGCCCGGAGCCGCATCCTCAAAGCTGGAGGCAAGATCCTCACCTTCGACCAGCTGGCCCTGGACTCCCCCAAGGGCTGTGGCACCGTCTTGCTCTCTG gtcCGCGCAAGGGCCGAGAGGTGTACAGGCATTTCGGCAAGGCCCCAGGGACCCCACACAGCCACACCAA ACCCTACGTGCGATCCAAGGGCCGGAAGTTCGAGCGCGCCAGAGGCCGCAGGGCCAGCCGAGGCTACAAAAACTAA
- the FAM83E gene encoding protein FAM83E isoform X1, which yields MSASQLAALEGVESEAGGPPLTEASPGFLYSEGQRLALEALLSKGAAAFEACVQREGLRPFLSGEELRSLAAAAEDWTASKQRPDWAAEGAAATDGDSGSLTYWPGRSEELVPTLRLGWPEDPAWRGITRVQLFTQPPDEGHPPLKELVRQEIQAARKLVAVVMDIFTDPDLLSDLLDAATRRWVPVYLLLDRQQLPAFLTLARQLGVNPWATENLDIRVVRGCSFQSRWRRQVSGNVREKFVLLDGERVISGSYSFTWSDSRLHRGLVTLLTGEIAAAFSREFRTLYAASWPLPSAPTSGPFVSIVGGLQLAHNPHRVARRRSVAPVSPPPPDGPLAQRLAACRVFDGDRQETRATPGPALSDILRSVQHARTPSGPPARPSHSLWDLSRLSQLSGSSDGDNELKKSWGSKDTPAKALMRQRGMGGPPWGETEPRPLGRSQPPGGPLPLLPARRLRHLSPTRRRFGEDATSKLQEPRGTQQPDWAAQAGLRGRP from the exons atgtcagcctcccAGCTGGCAGCGCTGGAAGGAGTGGAGTCAGAGGCCGGGGGGCCGCCCTTGACCGAGGCCAGCCCCGGCTTCCTGTATTCTGAGGGCCAGCGGCTGGCGCTCGAGGCCCTGCTGAGCAAGGGCGCGGCGGCGTTCGAGGCCTGCGTGCAGCGAGAGGGGCTGCGGCCCTTCCTGAGCGGGGAAGAGCTGCGGAGTCTGGCGGCGGCGGCCGAAGACTGGACAGCGTCCAAGCAGCGGCCCGACTGGGCGGCGGAGGGAGCCGCCGCCACCGATGGGGACTCGGGCAGCCTGACCTACTGGCCCGGACGGTCGGAGGAGCTGGTGCCCACGCTGCGGCTGGGCTGGCCGGAGGACCCGGCCTGGAGGGGAATCACCCGGGTGCAGCTGTTCACCCAGCCACCCGACGAGGGCCACCCGCCCCTCAAGGAGCTGGTGCGCCAGGAAATCCAGGCCGCCCGCAAG ctagTGGCCGTGGTCATGGACATCTTCACTGACCCAGACCTGCTCTCGGACCTGTTAGACGCCGCCACACGCCGCTGGGTGCCTGTCTACCTGCTCCTGGACCGCCAGCAGCTGCCTGCCTTCCTGACACTGGCCCGGCAGCTGGGGGTGAACCCCTGGGCCACTGAG AACCTGGATATCCGGGTCGTGCGAGGCTGCAGTTTCCAGAGCCGCTGGCGACGGCAGGTGAGTGGCAACGTGCGTGAGAAATTTGTGCTGCTGGACGGCGAGAGGGTCATCTCCGGATCCTACAG CTTCACGTGGAGCGACTCCCGCCTGCACCGAGGCCTGGTGACCCTGTTGACCGGCGAGATTGCTGCCGCCTTCAGCCGAGAGTTCCGGACACTGTATGCGGCCTCCTGGCCACTCCCGTCCGCGCCCACCTCGGGCCCCTTCGTCAGCATCGTGGGGGGGCTGCAGCTGGCCCACAACCCCCACCGTGTGGCCCGCCGCCGCTCTGTGGCCCCCGTGTCACCGCCACCGCCCGATGGCCCGCTGGCCCAACGCTTGGCCGCCTGCCGAGTCTTTGACGGGGACAGGCAGGAGACCCGGGCCACCCCAGGGCCGGCGCTGAGCGACATCCTGAGGAGTGTCCAGCACGCCCGGACCCCCAGCGGCcccccggcccggcccagccACTCCCTGTGGGACCTGAGCCGCCTGTCCCAGCTGTCCGGCTCCAGCGACGGTGACAACGAG CTCAAGAAATCCTGGGGTTCCAAGGACACCCCCGCGAAGGCCCTGATGAGGCAGCGGGGCATGGGAGGGCCCCCCTGGGGTGAGACAGAACCCCGTCCTCTGGGCCGGTCCCAGCCCCCAGgcggccccctgcccctcctcccagcccgcCGCCTCCGCCATCTGTCCCCGACCAGAAGGAGGTTTGGTGAGGATGCCACCTCCAAATTACAGGAGCCCCGAGGCACCCAGCAGCCAGACTGGGCTGCCCAGGCAGGACTCAGGGGGCGACCCTGA
- the FAM83E gene encoding protein FAM83E isoform X3 — MSASQLAALEGVESEAGGPPLTEASPGFLYSEGQRLALEALLSKGAAAFEACVQREGLRPFLSGEELRSLAAAAEDWTASKQRPDWAAEGAAATDGDSGSLTYWPGRSEELVPTLRLGWPEDPAWRGITRVQLFTQPPDEGHPPLKELVRQEIQAARKLVAVVMDIFTDPDLLSDLLDAATRRWVPVYLLLDRQQLPAFLTLARQLGVNPWATENLDIRVVRGCSFQSRWRRQVSGNVREKFVLLDGERVISGSYSFTWSDSRLHRGLVTLLTGEIAAAFSREFRTLYAASWPLPSAPTSGPFVSIVGGLQLAHNPHRVARRRSVAPVSPPPPDGPLAQRLAACRVFDGDRQETRATPGPALSDILRSVQHARTPSGPPARPSHSLWDLSRLSQLSGSSDGDNEVPSVFFVCPWPLSCSLAQDSALFTAVPPVPTCRKASG, encoded by the exons atgtcagcctcccAGCTGGCAGCGCTGGAAGGAGTGGAGTCAGAGGCCGGGGGGCCGCCCTTGACCGAGGCCAGCCCCGGCTTCCTGTATTCTGAGGGCCAGCGGCTGGCGCTCGAGGCCCTGCTGAGCAAGGGCGCGGCGGCGTTCGAGGCCTGCGTGCAGCGAGAGGGGCTGCGGCCCTTCCTGAGCGGGGAAGAGCTGCGGAGTCTGGCGGCGGCGGCCGAAGACTGGACAGCGTCCAAGCAGCGGCCCGACTGGGCGGCGGAGGGAGCCGCCGCCACCGATGGGGACTCGGGCAGCCTGACCTACTGGCCCGGACGGTCGGAGGAGCTGGTGCCCACGCTGCGGCTGGGCTGGCCGGAGGACCCGGCCTGGAGGGGAATCACCCGGGTGCAGCTGTTCACCCAGCCACCCGACGAGGGCCACCCGCCCCTCAAGGAGCTGGTGCGCCAGGAAATCCAGGCCGCCCGCAAG ctagTGGCCGTGGTCATGGACATCTTCACTGACCCAGACCTGCTCTCGGACCTGTTAGACGCCGCCACACGCCGCTGGGTGCCTGTCTACCTGCTCCTGGACCGCCAGCAGCTGCCTGCCTTCCTGACACTGGCCCGGCAGCTGGGGGTGAACCCCTGGGCCACTGAG AACCTGGATATCCGGGTCGTGCGAGGCTGCAGTTTCCAGAGCCGCTGGCGACGGCAGGTGAGTGGCAACGTGCGTGAGAAATTTGTGCTGCTGGACGGCGAGAGGGTCATCTCCGGATCCTACAG CTTCACGTGGAGCGACTCCCGCCTGCACCGAGGCCTGGTGACCCTGTTGACCGGCGAGATTGCTGCCGCCTTCAGCCGAGAGTTCCGGACACTGTATGCGGCCTCCTGGCCACTCCCGTCCGCGCCCACCTCGGGCCCCTTCGTCAGCATCGTGGGGGGGCTGCAGCTGGCCCACAACCCCCACCGTGTGGCCCGCCGCCGCTCTGTGGCCCCCGTGTCACCGCCACCGCCCGATGGCCCGCTGGCCCAACGCTTGGCCGCCTGCCGAGTCTTTGACGGGGACAGGCAGGAGACCCGGGCCACCCCAGGGCCGGCGCTGAGCGACATCCTGAGGAGTGTCCAGCACGCCCGGACCCCCAGCGGCcccccggcccggcccagccACTCCCTGTGGGACCTGAGCCGCCTGTCCCAGCTGTCCGGCTCCAGCGACGGTGACAACGAG gtgccatctgttttctttgtttgcccatggcccctctcctgctccctggcTCAGGACTCTGCTCTGTTCACCGCTGTGCCCCCAGTACCTACCTG CAGGAAGGCCTCAGGGTAG
- the SPACA4 gene encoding sperm acrosome membrane-associated protein 4, with the protein MVPGWLLLLVMALPPGATGAKDCVFCELTDSTQCPGTHMRCGEDEDCFTGQGVAPGLGLIINKGCVQSTSCGHEEPVPYMGVTYTLTTTCCSGHMCNRAPGPESGQLEGVTAAGLALGLLLFPHLL; encoded by the coding sequence ATGGTCCCCGGCTGGCTGCTGCTTCTGGTGATGGCTCTGCCCCCGGGTGCCACGGGCGCCAAGGACTGTGTGTTCTGTGAGCTGACCGACTCCACGCAGTGCCCCGGGACCCACATGCGCTGTGGCGAAGACGAGGACTGTTTCACGGGCCAGGGGGTGGCCCCGGGGCTCGGCCTCATCATCAACAAAGGCTGTGTGCAGTCCACTTCCTGCGGCCACGAGGAGCCCGTCCCCTACATGGGCGTCACCTACACCCTCACCACCACCTGCTGCTCCGGCCACATGTGTAACAGGGCCCCCGGTCCCGAAAGTGGCCAGCTGGAAGGGGTCACCGCCGCCGGCCTGGCGCTGGGCCTGCTGCTGTTCCCACATTTGCTGTGA
- the FAM83E gene encoding protein FAM83E isoform X2, giving the protein MSASQLAALEGVESEAGGPPLTEASPGFLYSEGQRLALEALLSKGAAAFEACVQREGLRPFLSGEELRSLAAAAEDWTASKQRPDWAAEGAAATDGDSGSLTYWPGRSEELVPTLRLGWPEDPAWRGITRVQLFTQPPDEGHPPLKELVRQEIQAARKLVAVVMDIFTDPDLLSDLLDAATRRWVPVYLLLDRQQLPAFLTLARQLGVNPWATENLDIRVVRGCSFQSRWRRQVSGNVREKFVLLDGERVISGSYSFTWSDSRLHRGLVTLLTGEIAAAFSREFRTLYAASWPLPSAPTSGPFVSIVGGLQLAHNPHRVARRRSVAPVSPPPPDGPLAQRLAACRVFDGDRQETRATPGPALSDILRSVQHARTPSGPPARPSHSLWDLSRLSQLSGSSDGDNEVPSVFFVCPWPLSCSLAQDSALFTAVPPVPTCGLDQVHRIPEDGETSLQPHSSRTRGLFPDQAG; this is encoded by the exons atgtcagcctcccAGCTGGCAGCGCTGGAAGGAGTGGAGTCAGAGGCCGGGGGGCCGCCCTTGACCGAGGCCAGCCCCGGCTTCCTGTATTCTGAGGGCCAGCGGCTGGCGCTCGAGGCCCTGCTGAGCAAGGGCGCGGCGGCGTTCGAGGCCTGCGTGCAGCGAGAGGGGCTGCGGCCCTTCCTGAGCGGGGAAGAGCTGCGGAGTCTGGCGGCGGCGGCCGAAGACTGGACAGCGTCCAAGCAGCGGCCCGACTGGGCGGCGGAGGGAGCCGCCGCCACCGATGGGGACTCGGGCAGCCTGACCTACTGGCCCGGACGGTCGGAGGAGCTGGTGCCCACGCTGCGGCTGGGCTGGCCGGAGGACCCGGCCTGGAGGGGAATCACCCGGGTGCAGCTGTTCACCCAGCCACCCGACGAGGGCCACCCGCCCCTCAAGGAGCTGGTGCGCCAGGAAATCCAGGCCGCCCGCAAG ctagTGGCCGTGGTCATGGACATCTTCACTGACCCAGACCTGCTCTCGGACCTGTTAGACGCCGCCACACGCCGCTGGGTGCCTGTCTACCTGCTCCTGGACCGCCAGCAGCTGCCTGCCTTCCTGACACTGGCCCGGCAGCTGGGGGTGAACCCCTGGGCCACTGAG AACCTGGATATCCGGGTCGTGCGAGGCTGCAGTTTCCAGAGCCGCTGGCGACGGCAGGTGAGTGGCAACGTGCGTGAGAAATTTGTGCTGCTGGACGGCGAGAGGGTCATCTCCGGATCCTACAG CTTCACGTGGAGCGACTCCCGCCTGCACCGAGGCCTGGTGACCCTGTTGACCGGCGAGATTGCTGCCGCCTTCAGCCGAGAGTTCCGGACACTGTATGCGGCCTCCTGGCCACTCCCGTCCGCGCCCACCTCGGGCCCCTTCGTCAGCATCGTGGGGGGGCTGCAGCTGGCCCACAACCCCCACCGTGTGGCCCGCCGCCGCTCTGTGGCCCCCGTGTCACCGCCACCGCCCGATGGCCCGCTGGCCCAACGCTTGGCCGCCTGCCGAGTCTTTGACGGGGACAGGCAGGAGACCCGGGCCACCCCAGGGCCGGCGCTGAGCGACATCCTGAGGAGTGTCCAGCACGCCCGGACCCCCAGCGGCcccccggcccggcccagccACTCCCTGTGGGACCTGAGCCGCCTGTCCCAGCTGTCCGGCTCCAGCGACGGTGACAACGAG gtgccatctgttttctttgtttgcccatggcccctctcctgctccctggcTCAGGACTCTGCTCTGTTCACCGCTGTGCCCCCAGTACCTACCTG TGGCTTAGATCAAGTTCATCGCATCCCAGAGGATGGGGAGACCTCCCTGCAGCCACATTCCAGCAGGACACGGGGACTGTTCCCGGACCAGGCGGGGTGA